A single genomic interval of Hydractinia symbiolongicarpus strain clone_291-10 chromosome 8, HSymV2.1, whole genome shotgun sequence harbors:
- the LOC130653706 gene encoding radial spoke head 1 homolog, with protein MSDDSDYELEGFGDTENDIGVYDGDRNADGARHGHGKACFPNGDIYEGEYEDGKRNGCGSYKFKAAKYVGKYSNGKRQGDGQMYYPDGSTYNGQWNDGDKNGVGVYTYPNGDVYEGEWKDDQKHGKGVYTYKSTGTQFKGHWSQGVREGHAEWINNDHSYKGYFRNDQPFGRGYFLFNNGCEQHGYFKVTNFVEKVDKVMELVGRETQWTSTALVPSPPKTLPKKDK; from the exons ATGAGTGACGATTCAGACTACGAATTAGAAGGATTCGGCGACACGGAAAATGATATCGGTGTTTATGACGGAGACCGGAACGCTGACGGAGCAAGACATGGACATGGGAAAGCGTGTTTTCCTAACGGAGATATTTATGAGGGAGAATACGAGGATGGAAAGAGAAATGGCTGCGGATCATACAAATTTAAAGCtgcaaa ATATGTAGGTAAATATTCTAATGGCAAGAGGCAAGGAGATGGACAAATGTATTATCCAGATGGTAGTACATACAACGGACAGTGGAATGATGGAGATAAAAATGGTGTTGGTGTATATACATATCCTAACGGAGATGTTTATGAAGGAGAATGGAAAGATGATCAGAAGCACGGAAAAGGAGTATACACTTATAAAAGTACTGGAACTCAGTTTAAAG GTCATTGGTCTCAAGGAGTTCGCGAAGGACATGCTGAATGGATAAATAACGATCATTCTTACAAAGGGTACTTTCGAAACGATCAACCTTTTGGGCGTGGTTATTTTCTATTTAATAATGGGTGCGAACAACATGGTTACTTCAAAGTCACAAATTTTGTTGAGAAAGTGGATAAAGTGATGGAATTGGTTGGACGTGAAACACAATGGACGAGCACTGCACTTGTTCCCAGTCCACCAAAAACATTGCCGAAAAAAGACAAGTAG